CCCCGTCCGAAGGGTTATGCGAACGGCGTGACCGCCAGCGGCCGCCAGGTCTTCATCGCCGGCATGATCGGCTGGGATGCGCAGGGCGTGTTCCACACCGACGACTTCGCCGGCCAGGTGCAGCAGGCGCTGCAGAACATCGTGGAGGTGCTGCGCGAGGCCGGCGGCAAGCCCGAGCACATCGTGCGCATGACCTGGTACGTCACCGACAAGCGCGAGTACCTCGCCGCCGGCCGCGAGATCGGGCGCGCGTTCCGCGAGATCATCGGCAGCTACAACGCCGCGATGACGGCTGTCGAAGTCAAGGCGCTGATCGAGGACCGCGCCAAGGTCGAGATCGAAGCCACCGCGGTGATTCCGGAGTAAGAGCCATGGCCAAGACCACGAAAGCTGCTTTCCACTGGGACGACCCGCTGCTGCTGGACCAGCAGCTCAGCTCCGACGAGCGACAGGTGCGGGACGCCGCGCGCGCGTATTGCCAGGAACGGCTGGCGCCGCGGGTGCTGGAAGCCTTCCGCCACGAGAAGACCGACACGTCCATCTTCACCGAGATGGGCGAGTTGGGCCTGCTGGGCCCGACCATCCCCGAGCAGTACGGCGGCGCCGGCCTCAACTACGTGTGCTACGGAATCGTGGCGCGCGAGGTGGAGCGCGTCGACTCCGGCTACCGCTCGATGATGAGCGTGCAGTCGTCGCTGGTGATGGTGCCGATCAACGAATTCGGCAACGAGGCGACGAAGCAGAAGTACCTGCCCAAGCTGGCGTCTGGCAAGTGGATCGGCTGCTTCGGCCTGACGGAGCCCAACCACGGCTCCGACCCGGGCAGCATGGTCACGCGGGCCCGGAAGGTCGCCGGCGGCTACAGCCTCACCGGCTCCAAGATGTGGATCACCAACAGCCCGGTGGCCGACGTGTTCGTGGTCTGGGCCAAGGACGATGAAGGCGCGATCCGCGGCTTCGTGCTGGAGAAGGGCTGGAAGGGCCTTTCCGCCCCGGCCATCCACGGCAAGGTGGGCCTTCGCGCCTCGATCACCGGCGAGATCGTGATGGACGAAGTGTTCTGTCCCGAGGAGAACGCCTTCCCGGAAGTGCGCGGCCTCAAGGGCCCGTTCACCTGCCTCAACTCCGCCCGTTATGGCATCGCCTGGGGCGCGCTCGGCGCCGCCGAAGACTGCTGGCACCGCGCACGCCAGTACGTGCTGGACCGCAAGCAGTTCGGCAAGCCGCTCGCGGCCAACCAGCTGATCCAGAAGAAGCTGGCGGACATGCAGACCGAGATCACGCTGGGGCTGCAGGGCTGCCTGCGCCTGGGGCGCATGAAGGACGAGGGCACGGCTTCGGTGGAGATCACGTCCATCATGAAGCGCAACTCCTGCGGCAAGGCGCTGGACATCGCGCGCCTGGCACGTGACATGATGGGCGGCAACGGCATCAGCGACGAGTTCGGCGTGGCGCGTCACCTGGTCAACCTCGAAGTGGTCAACACCTACGAAGGCACGCACGACATCCATGCCCTGATCCTGGGGCGGGCCCAGACCGGGATCGCGGCGTTCTGACACGGCAGGCGCGAAAGGCAAGGCGATGAGCAGAGCGGCACACATTCCCTACGGCGCTTACTGGTGCACCCCGTTCGCCAAGTGGCAAGGCGCCTTCTCGCACCTGCACAGCCTCAAGTTCGCGGCGTGGCATGCTCGGCGGGAGCTCGCCGCGCGCGGGCTGCAGGAGATGCCGATCGACTTCGGCGTGCTCGGCACCACCGTTCCGCAGCAGGGCGTGTTCTATGGCCTGCCCTGGGCGGCGGGGCTGATGGGGCTGGAGCGGCTTTCCGGCCCCACGATCTCGCAGGCCTGCGCCACGTCCGCACGTTGCATCGCCCTCGCGGCCGATGCCGTGGTGGCGGGCAGCGCCGACTGCGCCTTCCTGCTGACGGCCGACCGGGTGAGCAACGGCCCGTCGCTGTACTACCCCGATCCCACCGGCCCCGGCGGCAACGGCACGAACGAGAGCTGGGTGATGGACAACTTCCAGGGCGACCCGTTCGCGAAGCTGTCGATGATCGAGACGGCCGAGAACGTGGCCCGGCGCCATGGGATCACCACCGCGGAACAGAACGAGGTGACGCTGATGCGCTACGCCCAGTACGCGCAGGCGCTCGAGCAGGACCGCGCGTTCCAGAAGAAGTACATGCGCGTGCCCTTCGAAATCCCGGACAAGTCGTTCCGCAAAGTGCAGGCCACGCTCGAAGGCGACCAGGGCATCCACCCGACCACCGCGGCGGGACTGGCCGAACTCAAGCCGCTGATCCCGGGCGGAACCATCACCTACGGCGGCCAGACCCATCCCGCGGACGGCAATGCCGCCCTGTTCGTGACGACCGAGGCGCGGGCGCGTGAACTCTCGACCCGGCCCGAGGTGAAGATCCGCATCCTGGCGACCGGCCAGGCGCGCGTGGAGAAGGGCTACATGCCCGCGGCCACCGTGCCGGCGGCTCGGGATGCGCTGGCCCGGGCCGCCCTGGCGGTTTCCGCCGTCACCCACGTCAAGACCCACAACCCCTTCGCCGTGGGCGACATCGTGGTGTCGCGCGAGCTCGGCTTCCCGGTCGAGAAGATGAACGGCTACGGCTGCTCGCTCGTGTGGGGCCATCCCCAGGGGCCGACCGGCATGCGGGCGGTGATCGAGATGATCGAGCAGATGGTGATGGAAGGCGGCGGGGTGGGGCTCTTCACCGGCTGCGCGGCGGGCGACAGCGCCATGTCGGTCCTGGTTCGTGTGGACGTCTAGCATCGCGGGAACGGTCGCGGCCCTGCCGGCCGTGCACGACAGCGTGGTCACGATGCTGGACCACGCGGTGGCGGACTTCGGCGAGCGCCAGGCGCTGGTGCAGGACGACCAGGCGTTGACCTTCACCGAACTGCGGCGCTGCGTGTCCGGCCTGGCGATGCGCCTGCGTGAAGCTGCACCGAAGGGTGGGCGGATCGCGACGATCCTGGGCAATTCGATGGTGGCTGCGGTTGCGCCGTACGCCATCGCCGAGGCCGCCTGCGTGCACGTGCCGCTGAATCCGCTCTACACGCCGCGCGAGCTGGCGTACATGCTGGACGACTCCGCGCCGGTCCTCGTGATCCTCGATGACGCGCTCGTCCCCCTCGTGAAGCCGCTGCTGGCCGGCGCTCCGGGATGCGGGTTGCTGCCGGCCTCTGGGTTCGCCGAACAGTTTCCGGCCTGGCGTGCGGCCCCGGAGCGGCTGACGGACAAATCGCACCATCCTCGGCCGGACGAGATCGCCCTCGTGCAGTACACGGGCGGGTCCACCGGCCGGCCCAAGGGCGTGCAGCTCACGCACCGCGCGATCAACACCAACATCGCGCAGCGCGAAGCCCTCCTGCCCGTCGCGCGCGGCCGGGAAAACGTCCTGTGCGTGATGCCGCTGTTCCATTCCTACGCGATGGCGATGGGGCTGTACCTCTGCGGCTACTCGGCGAACACGCTCGTGATCCTGCCCGGCTACCACCCGGAAAGGCTGCTGGAAGCGGTGGAGCGCCATGCGATCACCATCTTCCCGGGCAGCCCGACGATCTTCGTGGGACTGATGAATTGCGAACGCTTCGCCTCGACCCGGTGGAGCAGGGTGCACACCTGCTATTCCGGGTCCGCCGCGCTCTCGGAGCAGACGCTGCAGCAGTGGGAAGCCGCCACCGGATCGAGGATCTTCGAAGGCTACGGCCAGACCGAAGCAGGACCGGTCCTCACCTTCAACCCGGCGACAGGCAAGACCAAGATCGGCTCGGTGGGAATCCCCGTTCCCGCCACGCAGGTGGAGATCGTCGACGTCGAACAAGGCACGGACGTGCTGCCGCGGGGCGAACGCGGCGAGATCCGCGCCCGCGGCCCGCAGGTCATGTCCGGCTACCTCAACCTCGAAGAGGAAACGCGCGAGAGCCTGCGCGGCGGCTGGCTGTACACGGGCGACATCGGCGAGATCGACGCGGACGGCTACCTCTTCATCCGTGACCGCAAGAAGGACCTGGTGATCGTCGGCGGCTACAACGTCTACCCGCGCGAGGTGGAGGAGGTGCTCTACGCGCATCCGGCGGTGCTGGAAGCCGCCGTCGTCGGCCAGCCGGACGCCTACCGCGGCGAGATCCTGCGCGCGTATGTGGCGTTGCGGCCGGAAGCCTTGCAGGTGACCGGGGACGAGCTGCAGGCCCACTGCAAGCTGCATCTCGCCAAGTACAAGGTGCCGGCGCTGTTCGAGTTCCTGCCGCAGCTGCCCAAGACCTCGGTGAACAAGATCGACAAGAAGCCGCTGAAGCTGCGGGCGAGGGAAGCCGCCGGCGACGCTTCCGCTTGATGCGAGCCCGTTGGGGCGGCCGATCAGCGAGGCACCAGCGCGAAGATGCGCACCGCCGAACCGGTGCCGCCCTTGACCTTCAGCGGCGGCACGATCACGGCGAACTCGTAGGCCCTGGCGGCCGCGAGCTCCTCCAGGTTCAGGTTCTCGACGATGTAGATGCCCGAATCGGCGATCAGGCGCATGTGCACCGGGAACAACTGGAACTTCGGCGCCGTGACCACGGGTGGACGCTTCTCGAAGGTGAGCGTGTCGTTGCCGACGATGCGCGCGCCCTGCTGGATCAGGAACTCCGCGGCATCGAGGCCCGGCCCGGGCGAGGACTCGCCGGCATAGAGCTTGGGATCGCGGGTGAAGTGCGGGCCCCAGCCGGTGCGGATGAAGATGGTGTCGCCGCGCTGCAGCCGCACGTTCTGCCGCCGCGCCGCCTCCGCAAGGTGGGCGCCCGTGATCTCGAAATTGGCCGGCAAGGGCCCTGCGTTGCCCTGGACCATCGTCGCGACATCGAGCAGGACGCCGCGGTTGACCAGCAGGTCCGGCGGGAACTGGTCGATCGCCAGGTTCGCGCCGACGCCGCCCGCGCCGATGCCGCCCGGCTGCGCGGTTGCTCCCGCGGCGTCGACGCCTCCGAAGAGCTTGCCGTCGCGTCCGATGTGCCCGATGGCATCGATGCTCGGCGCGCCGTGCTGGCCGCTCCAGTGCATTTCTTCGGCGGCGAAGGAAAGCTGGCCGCCGTCATTGAACGAGCCGCGCGTCTTGCCGTGCGTGGCGCTCAGGGCGAAGGAGTAGGACGGGTTCACCGAAGCCACCGGCGACTGGATCTCCCAGGTGTGCGAAAGATCGATGAGGCGCGCGTTCTTCAGCGCGGTGATCAGGGCTCCCGAGCCTTGCCCGGCGCCGCTGCCGGGCCCCGGCGCCGCGCAGCCGAGGGTGAGTGCGGTCACCGCCACGGCGACGCTGCCGCGGGTGAGTCGAGTGGCGTTCGTGAATGCTCGAATCATCTTGCGCTCCTTGTTGGGCCGCCTGATCGCGCTCTCGCCAGACTCTAAAAGCAAAAGGACCGCGTGGCGGTCCTTTCGTTGGTGCGGAGCGGGTGTTCAGGTGCCCGGCCGGTGGGCAGGTGCCGCGAGCCTCGCGGCCACGGCCCGGCTGAACAGCACGGCGGCGAAGGGCAGGTCCTCCAGCACGTAGCGCCGGAACAGGCGCTTGGGCTCCTGCCAGAGGCGGTGCACCCACTCGAGGCCCAGCTTCTGCACCAGCACCGGCGCGCGGCGCAGATGGCCCGAAATGAAACTCAGGCTCGCGCCCACGCCGATCCAGCAAACATGCGGCATCCGCTCGCGCAAAGCGCGGATCAAGAGCTCCTGCTTGGGCGAGCCCAACGCCACCAGCACCACGTCGGGACGGGACTGCTCGAGCGTCGCGGTCACGTCGTCCAGCTCGGCCTGCGTCGGCGGTGCACCGACCCAGGGGGAACTCAACCCCGCAAGCTGCAGCTTCGGGAATTCCGCCACCAGCTTGTCGGCAGCGGCCTTTGCGGCCACCGGCTCGCCCCCCAGCAGATAGACACGCCAGCCACCTTCCGCCGCGCGCCGGCACAGCGGACGGATCAGCGACGCACCGGCGACGCGCTCGGGGAGGGGCGTTCCCTGCAGATGACTGGCCCAAACGAGCGGCATGCCATCGGCAACGCGCACATCGGCGTCCGAATAGAGACTGCGCGCGGCCGGGTCCTTGACGAAGCGGCGCACGAAGTCCAGGTTCGCGGTTACCACCCACAATCCCTTGCCGCGCGACAGACTCGCGAAGACGTGATCGAGGAGCTTGTCGGCACCGACGCTGTCGAGCGTCATGCCGCAGAGATCGACTTGAGGAAGGTTCTGGTTCACGCGAAGGATGCTATGAATCAGAGAGCAAGCAAGGCGTGCGTTTGCGTTCGCTTCTTTGCAATCTGCATCATGCCCATCCATGGGAAACGAGCCGCGCGGGCGACACCAACCCCAACAGATGGATTACATCCAGAAATACTCAGTCGAGCTATCCACCAACACGCACTCAGACGAATGAACCTGCCTGTCCATCGCATGGCCCGCCTGGCGTTCTGGATCGCCGCGCTCGCCGTCCTGTATTTCTCGGTCGCGCCGGTTGGCGATCGGGAGCCGCTGACCGGCTGGGACAAGGGAAATCACATTGCAGCGTTCGCCGCGCTGACGATCTCGGGACTGCTGGGGTGGACCAGGTGGGTGCCGCTGGTGCTCGCCGGCCTGCTGGGCTATGGCTTGTTCATCGAGCTGCTGCAATTGCTCGTGCCCGACCACTACTTCGACCTGCGCGACCTCGCAGCGGATTTCATCGGCATTGCAGCCGGCTGGTGCGCACTGGAAGCAGCACGGCTCGCGGCCGCGCGCTTGAGATGAGCCTCCCCGGCGACGCCGCGAGCCCTGCTCAATACCTTCCGAGCGGACTCGGGCGCGACCGCAGCCCTTCCGGCAGCAGCTCGTCGAACATCTCGCTGACGCTCGCCACCAGCTCCAGCGCCACCGCCTCGCCATGCGTGTGCGCGAGCACCGCCATCAGCTCCCCGCGCATGAACCACAGCGACTCGACGCTGTCGGCGTAGCGGATGCGGCGGACCACCATGGACGCGCGGTCGTCGGTGTGCGCCCAAAGCAGCTCGGCCATCCGGTCGCGGATGTCCTCGAGGCTGATGATCGTGCCCTGCCGCTCCTCTTCCTCCTGGCGGCGGCGGGGTGAGGTCAGGCCTGCGCTGAAGATCGCATGAAGGCTGTTGCGGAGATTGGGCTTGAACCAACGCATGGTCGTGTCCTTCGTCGTGTCCTCAGGCCTCGGGCCTGACCGGAGAGTGGGGAGCGGGCGGGACCGTGGAGAGGTCCAGCAGTTCGGTAACGGGGAGGTCGGCCAGCGCCGCGGGCACTGCGGGCGAGCCTTCGATCAGTGCTGCCAGGTCGGCCAGGCGCGAGAAGCTGGATAGCACGCGACGATCCGCGCGCGGCACGCCGAAGGTGATGCGACCGCGCTCCTGCGCCGACAGCTTTCCGACCAGGTTGCGGGTGATCCAGATGGCGCCTTCGCGGGCCGACCGCGACAGCTGCGCCGCATGGTCCGCCGCGCCGCCCACCACGGTGAGCTCCAGCGGGTCGGACAGTCGCAGCGCGCCGAGCCACTCCTGGCCCTCGTCGACGCCGGTGTTCATGGACAGTTCGAAGTCCCAGCCCTTGCGGGCCTGCCAGCGGCTGCTGATCTGGCGCATGGCCTCGCGCGTCTGGTGCGCGGCGACCAGCGCGTTCCACAGGTGGCTGACGGCCGGCTGCGGCAGGAAGTGGCAGACCATGCCTTCACCCGGGTGCTTGCCGTGGCGGCCGCCATGGCGAACGAAGATGCCGTCCAGCGCCAGCCAGACTTCGTTGACCAGCTCGAAGTACTCGCCCGCGGGCAGCTGCAGCCACAGCTCGCCGGCGTCCTGCAGCGTACTGACCAGGACAGCGACGGGCGTGAGGATCGGGGCGGGGATGCGGCGTGCCGCGGATTCGGTGACCGGCGCGGCTGCGGGGGAAGGCGCGGGCAGGACGGCGGGACGGGCGGCCACCGGCTGGACCGGTGCTGCCGCGGTCTGCGCGGCCCGGACCTGGGCCGGCGCTTGCGGCGCGGGCGCAGCGGTCTGCGCTTGGGCGCCGCCCGCCAGGTGGGCCGCGATGCGCGAGATGCTCCAGCCCTGCTGCTTGAGGCGCTGGATCTCCTCGATGCGTTCGACGGTGTCGTCCGGGAAGTAGCCGATGCGGGGCGCCGCGCCGTGTTCAGGGCCGGGCGGCAGCACCTCGGGGCGCGGCAACAAGCCGCTCCCGATGTAGTTGTTCAGGGTCGCCCGGGAGATCCCGGTGCGCTCCAGAACTTCC
The sequence above is a segment of the Ramlibacter henchirensis genome. Coding sequences within it:
- a CDS encoding RidA family protein; this encodes MKVLLPPGWPRPKGYANGVTASGRQVFIAGMIGWDAQGVFHTDDFAGQVQQALQNIVEVLREAGGKPEHIVRMTWYVTDKREYLAAGREIGRAFREIIGSYNAAMTAVEVKALIEDRAKVEIEATAVIPE
- a CDS encoding acyl-CoA dehydrogenase yields the protein MAKTTKAAFHWDDPLLLDQQLSSDERQVRDAARAYCQERLAPRVLEAFRHEKTDTSIFTEMGELGLLGPTIPEQYGGAGLNYVCYGIVAREVERVDSGYRSMMSVQSSLVMVPINEFGNEATKQKYLPKLASGKWIGCFGLTEPNHGSDPGSMVTRARKVAGGYSLTGSKMWITNSPVADVFVVWAKDDEGAIRGFVLEKGWKGLSAPAIHGKVGLRASITGEIVMDEVFCPEENAFPEVRGLKGPFTCLNSARYGIAWGALGAAEDCWHRARQYVLDRKQFGKPLAANQLIQKKLADMQTEITLGLQGCLRLGRMKDEGTASVEITSIMKRNSCGKALDIARLARDMMGGNGISDEFGVARHLVNLEVVNTYEGTHDIHALILGRAQTGIAAF
- a CDS encoding AMP-binding protein, with product MWTSSIAGTVAALPAVHDSVVTMLDHAVADFGERQALVQDDQALTFTELRRCVSGLAMRLREAAPKGGRIATILGNSMVAAVAPYAIAEAACVHVPLNPLYTPRELAYMLDDSAPVLVILDDALVPLVKPLLAGAPGCGLLPASGFAEQFPAWRAAPERLTDKSHHPRPDEIALVQYTGGSTGRPKGVQLTHRAINTNIAQREALLPVARGRENVLCVMPLFHSYAMAMGLYLCGYSANTLVILPGYHPERLLEAVERHAITIFPGSPTIFVGLMNCERFASTRWSRVHTCYSGSAALSEQTLQQWEAATGSRIFEGYGQTEAGPVLTFNPATGKTKIGSVGIPVPATQVEIVDVEQGTDVLPRGERGEIRARGPQVMSGYLNLEEETRESLRGGWLYTGDIGEIDADGYLFIRDRKKDLVIVGGYNVYPREVEEVLYAHPAVLEAAVVGQPDAYRGEILRAYVALRPEALQVTGDELQAHCKLHLAKYKVPALFEFLPQLPKTSVNKIDKKPLKLRAREAAGDASA
- a CDS encoding cyclase family protein, with the protein product MIRAFTNATRLTRGSVAVAVTALTLGCAAPGPGSGAGQGSGALITALKNARLIDLSHTWEIQSPVASVNPSYSFALSATHGKTRGSFNDGGQLSFAAEEMHWSGQHGAPSIDAIGHIGRDGKLFGGVDAAGATAQPGGIGAGGVGANLAIDQFPPDLLVNRGVLLDVATMVQGNAGPLPANFEITGAHLAEAARRQNVRLQRGDTIFIRTGWGPHFTRDPKLYAGESSPGPGLDAAEFLIQQGARIVGNDTLTFEKRPPVVTAPKFQLFPVHMRLIADSGIYIVENLNLEELAAARAYEFAVIVPPLKVKGGTGSAVRIFALVPR
- a CDS encoding WecB/TagA/CpsF family glycosyltransferase; its protein translation is MNQNLPQVDLCGMTLDSVGADKLLDHVFASLSRGKGLWVVTANLDFVRRFVKDPAARSLYSDADVRVADGMPLVWASHLQGTPLPERVAGASLIRPLCRRAAEGGWRVYLLGGEPVAAKAAADKLVAEFPKLQLAGLSSPWVGAPPTQAELDDVTATLEQSRPDVVLVALGSPKQELLIRALRERMPHVCWIGVGASLSFISGHLRRAPVLVQKLGLEWVHRLWQEPKRLFRRYVLEDLPFAAVLFSRAVAARLAAPAHRPGT
- a CDS encoding VanZ family protein, with product MNLPVHRMARLAFWIAALAVLYFSVAPVGDREPLTGWDKGNHIAAFAALTISGLLGWTRWVPLVLAGLLGYGLFIELLQLLVPDHYFDLRDLAADFIGIAAGWCALEAARLAAARLR
- a CDS encoding MerR family transcriptional regulator, producing MSSKEVLERTGISRATLNNYIGSGLLPRPEVLPPGPEHGAAPRIGYFPDDTVERIEEIQRLKQQGWSISRIAAHLAGGAQAQTAAPAPQAPAQVRAAQTAAAPVQPVAARPAVLPAPSPAAAPVTESAARRIPAPILTPVAVLVSTLQDAGELWLQLPAGEYFELVNEVWLALDGIFVRHGGRHGKHPGEGMVCHFLPQPAVSHLWNALVAAHQTREAMRQISSRWQARKGWDFELSMNTGVDEGQEWLGALRLSDPLELTVVGGAADHAAQLSRSAREGAIWITRNLVGKLSAQERGRITFGVPRADRRVLSSFSRLADLAALIEGSPAVPAALADLPVTELLDLSTVPPAPHSPVRPEA